A single region of the Leisingera thetidis genome encodes:
- the pgi gene encoding glucose-6-phosphate isomerase yields the protein MSDIWNKLQENHSAADGRTIISLFDDPERFDRFSVETDGLLLDFSKTGIDRAALDLLQDLADDRGVAGKRDAMFRGERINRSEDRAVLHTALRASGSEPLIVDGEDVRPGIRETLRAMENFADGIRSGRIPAAKGGAFTDVVNIGIGGSDLGPVMAVRALSPYHNGPRCHFVSNVDGAQISDTLQKLDPRSTLVIIASKTFTTIETMTNAETAISWLKNALGSKAVSHLAAVSTALDKTAGMGISPERVFGFADWVGGRYSLWGPVGLPIMLAIGPAEFRNFLAGARAMDTHFLTAPADRNMPLLMGLVGIWHRNICRYPTRAILPYDQRLAKLPAYLQQLDMESNGKRVSNRGTPLERSSGPVVWGEAGTNGQHAFYQLLHQGTEIIPAELLVAAGSHEPSLRDHHDLLKANCLAQSEALMLGRSPEQALEMAAALGYTGEEQRVQAAYRTFPGNRPSMTLAYPLLTPFSLGQIIALYEHRVFVEGAIWGINSFDQWGVELGKELASALVPMIKGAPAEDKDLSTQALIRKLSV from the coding sequence ATGAGCGATATCTGGAACAAACTGCAGGAAAACCATAGCGCGGCAGACGGCCGGACGATCATTTCCCTGTTCGACGACCCGGAGCGCTTTGACAGGTTCTCCGTCGAGACCGACGGGCTGCTGCTGGATTTCTCCAAGACCGGCATCGACCGCGCGGCGCTGGATCTGCTGCAGGACCTCGCCGATGACCGGGGCGTCGCCGGGAAACGCGACGCCATGTTCCGCGGCGAGAGGATCAACCGCTCCGAAGACCGGGCTGTCCTTCATACGGCTTTGCGCGCGAGCGGCAGCGAACCGCTGATCGTGGACGGCGAAGACGTGCGCCCTGGGATCAGAGAAACCCTGCGGGCAATGGAAAATTTCGCCGACGGTATCCGCTCCGGCCGTATCCCCGCGGCAAAGGGCGGGGCGTTCACCGATGTGGTGAACATCGGCATCGGCGGCTCCGACCTGGGGCCGGTCATGGCGGTCCGGGCCCTGAGCCCGTATCACAACGGACCGCGCTGCCATTTCGTTTCCAATGTCGACGGCGCCCAGATCTCGGACACGCTGCAGAAACTCGACCCCCGTTCGACGCTGGTCATCATCGCGTCCAAGACCTTCACCACGATCGAGACGATGACCAATGCGGAAACGGCCATCAGCTGGCTGAAAAACGCATTGGGCAGCAAGGCCGTGTCACATCTGGCCGCAGTCTCGACAGCGCTGGACAAGACCGCCGGCATGGGGATCAGCCCTGAGCGGGTCTTTGGCTTTGCCGACTGGGTGGGCGGACGGTATTCCCTCTGGGGGCCGGTGGGCCTGCCGATCATGCTGGCCATCGGCCCGGCGGAGTTCCGCAATTTCCTGGCCGGGGCGCGGGCCATGGACACCCATTTCCTGACTGCCCCGGCAGACCGGAACATGCCGCTGCTGATGGGACTGGTTGGGATCTGGCACCGCAACATCTGCCGCTATCCGACCCGCGCAATCCTGCCCTACGATCAGCGTTTGGCCAAATTGCCCGCCTACCTGCAGCAGCTCGACATGGAGAGCAACGGCAAGCGCGTTTCGAACCGCGGAACACCGTTGGAGCGCAGTTCCGGTCCAGTTGTCTGGGGCGAAGCGGGAACGAACGGGCAGCATGCATTCTATCAGCTGCTGCACCAGGGAACCGAAATCATCCCTGCCGAGCTTCTGGTGGCGGCCGGCAGCCATGAACCCAGCCTGAGGGATCACCACGATCTGCTGAAGGCGAATTGCCTGGCCCAATCCGAAGCCCTGATGCTTGGCCGCTCGCCGGAACAGGCCTTGGAAATGGCCGCAGCGCTCGGCTATACCGGTGAAGAACAGCGCGTTCAGGCGGCATACCGGACCTTCCCAGGCAACCGCCCTTCGATGACGCTGGCCTATCCACTGCTGACGCCGTTCTCACTAGGCCAGATCATCGCGCTTTACGAACACAGGGTATTTGTGGAAGGCGCCATCTGGGGGATCAATTCCTTTGATCAATGGGGTGTGGAGCTGGGCAAGGAACTGGCCAGCGCCTTGGTGCCTATGATCAAGGGCGCCCCGGCCGAGGACAAAGACCTGTCAACTCAAGCCCTGATCCGGAAACTGTCTGTGTGA
- a CDS encoding RNA polymerase factor sigma-54: MPLKTQLRAKHSQVFRLGQIVTLLQMSAAELDEHLAAEAQENPMLVLRQRRAAGMSATDVLELTAVEQANSLYDHVFRELAGLIGQGGLMEKLITALIAELEPSGWLGRAPAAIAESLELSGELVETALRVVQKRVDPVGLFARDLKDCLRLQLEDRDAMTEDMELVLDHLPALESGGPAALVRATGLPRDRVQDCLALLRRLDPKPGSAFVSDPTLTREPDVRITPSGEGWEIEFLSSWQGDIEVINLPRGGRASEASEALAKARALKHALHARASALKQVVGEIVKRQGAYFRLGDRALAPMTLSEIALETGFHLSTVSRVLNGLLIEGPNGIVLARTLFTGTASARTTQSKPQVQARIRALLAGEDPKKPLSDRRLTAILQAEGIAVSRRVVSNYRQDIGIHAAAKRRLRA, translated from the coding sequence ATGCCTTTGAAGACTCAGCTGCGTGCGAAACACAGCCAGGTGTTCCGGCTGGGTCAGATCGTTACCCTTTTGCAGATGTCCGCGGCCGAACTCGATGAGCATCTGGCCGCAGAGGCGCAGGAGAACCCGATGCTGGTTTTGCGCCAGCGGCGGGCCGCCGGGATGAGCGCCACGGATGTTCTGGAATTGACCGCGGTGGAACAGGCAAACAGCCTTTATGACCATGTGTTCCGCGAACTGGCCGGGCTGATCGGCCAGGGCGGGTTGATGGAAAAACTCATCACCGCGCTGATTGCGGAACTTGAGCCGTCGGGCTGGCTGGGACGCGCGCCTGCGGCGATTGCCGAAAGCTTGGAACTGAGTGGGGAGTTGGTGGAAACCGCATTGCGGGTGGTTCAGAAACGGGTCGATCCGGTGGGGTTGTTCGCGCGCGATCTCAAGGACTGCCTGCGGTTGCAGCTGGAGGATCGGGACGCGATGACCGAGGACATGGAGCTGGTGCTGGATCATCTTCCTGCGCTGGAAAGCGGCGGCCCGGCAGCACTGGTCCGGGCGACCGGACTGCCGCGGGATAGGGTACAGGACTGCCTCGCGCTGCTCCGCCGGCTCGACCCGAAACCAGGCAGCGCCTTTGTCTCGGATCCGACGCTCACACGTGAACCCGATGTCCGGATCACGCCGTCGGGCGAGGGCTGGGAAATCGAATTCCTGTCGTCGTGGCAAGGGGATATCGAGGTCATCAATCTTCCGCGCGGCGGCAGGGCAAGCGAGGCCTCAGAAGCGCTGGCCAAGGCGCGGGCGCTGAAACATGCGCTCCATGCGCGCGCGTCCGCCCTGAAACAGGTGGTCGGGGAAATCGTGAAGCGCCAGGGCGCCTATTTCCGCCTTGGCGACCGCGCTCTGGCTCCGATGACGCTGTCCGAAATTGCACTGGAAACCGGATTTCACCTCAGCACCGTCAGCCGGGTGCTGAACGGTTTGCTGATCGAAGGGCCGAACGGCATTGTTCTTGCGCGCACCCTGTTCACCGGCACGGCGTCAGCCCGGACGACCCAATCCAAGCCGCAGGTCCAGGCGCGCATCCGGGCGCTGCTGGCCGGCGAAGACCCGAAGAAGCCGCTGTCCGACCGGCGGCTGACGGCCATTCTGCAGGCCGAAGGGATCGCGGTGTCGCGCCGTGTCGTGTCGAATTACCGGCAGGACATCGGTATCCACGCCGCCGCGAAGCGCCGGCTGCGGGCCTGA
- a CDS encoding aromatic/alkene monooxygenase hydroxylase subunit beta, with protein sequence MPATSSSVGSGAAGAAEFIGSKSRKYNYFEPRGKRATHYEDVTVDVQPDPERYLIQNWIIEFEGGKGGGAYRKDNTAALSSNWHAFRAPDQEWERTHYQRQSKIETMVQNVISNARKAGAHKVFDKNWQTILQKHLGAWKHAEFGLGTSLMQAQRYGYTQMINNATLTNSSYKMRLTQDITLYLAEIGMDIDGWDDTLGKKMWLEDPIWQPCREAIETIMGSEDYLEQYFAINIVFEPMVGELIRSGFFMQAAAANNDFITPPVISAAEADYERNLANTVDLIYLLAHDEEHGEHNRALFKGWLAKHGGLAEKATAALQPIWSQPHSKPVSFEDVKAVSQERLGRIIAELGLS encoded by the coding sequence ATGCCAGCAACATCCAGCTCAGTCGGATCCGGTGCCGCCGGTGCCGCGGAATTCATCGGCTCCAAGAGCCGCAAGTACAATTACTTCGAACCGCGCGGCAAGCGGGCGACCCACTACGAGGACGTCACCGTCGACGTCCAGCCCGATCCCGAACGCTACCTGATCCAGAACTGGATCATCGAGTTCGAGGGCGGCAAGGGCGGCGGCGCCTACCGGAAGGACAACACCGCAGCGCTGTCGTCAAACTGGCACGCCTTCCGCGCGCCCGACCAGGAATGGGAGCGGACCCACTACCAGCGCCAGTCGAAGATCGAGACCATGGTGCAGAACGTGATCTCGAACGCCCGCAAGGCCGGCGCGCACAAGGTCTTCGACAAGAACTGGCAAACCATCCTCCAGAAACATCTGGGCGCATGGAAACACGCGGAATTCGGCCTCGGCACCTCGCTCATGCAGGCGCAGCGCTACGGCTATACCCAGATGATCAACAACGCCACGCTGACCAATTCCTCCTACAAGATGCGCCTGACCCAGGACATCACGCTCTACCTGGCCGAGATCGGCATGGACATCGACGGCTGGGATGACACCCTGGGCAAGAAGATGTGGCTGGAAGATCCGATCTGGCAGCCCTGCCGCGAGGCGATCGAAACGATTATGGGCTCGGAAGACTACCTCGAGCAGTATTTCGCCATCAACATCGTCTTTGAGCCGATGGTGGGCGAGCTGATCCGCTCGGGCTTCTTCATGCAGGCGGCCGCGGCCAACAACGACTTCATCACACCGCCGGTGATTTCCGCCGCCGAAGCTGACTATGAGCGCAACCTCGCGAACACCGTCGACCTGATCTACCTGCTGGCGCACGACGAAGAGCATGGCGAACACAACCGCGCGCTCTTCAAGGGCTGGCTCGCCAAGCACGGCGGCCTGGCTGAAAAGGCCACTGCCGCGCTTCAGCCGATCTGGTCGCAGCCGCATTCCAAGCCGGTCTCCTTCGAAGATGTCAAAGCCGTCTCGCAAGAGCGCCTTGGCAGAATCATCGCCGAGCTGGGCCTGTCGTAA
- a CDS encoding MmoB/DmpM family protein codes for MSSTARNASNQNIFKSMKDIDLTSREVSHQCGVTMNDSVEARAIAEFMEENDPNVTITYNPATIRIDGEGKLIFQMSEITEYLGREMTAETFEVNTSTHYGRMVRVDDDTVILFGDMNEVMEYI; via the coding sequence ATGTCTAGCACAGCGCGCAATGCGTCCAACCAGAACATCTTCAAATCGATGAAGGACATCGACCTGACCTCACGCGAGGTCTCGCACCAGTGCGGCGTCACCATGAACGACAGCGTCGAGGCCCGCGCCATCGCCGAGTTCATGGAGGAAAACGACCCCAATGTCACGATCACCTACAACCCGGCGACCATCCGGATCGATGGCGAGGGCAAGCTGATCTTCCAGATGAGCGAGATCACCGAATACCTGGGCCGCGAGATGACCGCCGAGACCTTCGAGGTCAACACCTCGACCCACTACGGGCGGATGGTCCGGGTCGACGACGATACCGTGATCCTGTTCGGCGATATGAACGAGGTCATGGAATACATCTGA
- a CDS encoding aromatic/alkene/methane monooxygenase hydroxylase/oxygenase subunit alpha yields MTLTLNKITSQRGISVGEATKKISDLGWNPSYVQEAATFPTDYKITKAPRDPMKQVLRSYFPMEEEKDNRVYGALDAALRGDMFRNVEPRWIEWMKLFLAIIPFPEISAARSMAMVARLSPGEDLRTGFTMQMVDEFRHSTIQMNLKKWYMENYIDPAGFDITEEAFGKCYATTIGRQFGEGFITGDTMTAACMYLTVVAETAFTNTLFVAMPSEAARNGDYALPTVFLSVQSDESRHIGNGHSLLMAALKEPENHLLLERDLRYAFWQNHAIVDAAIGTFIEYGTTNRDKEKESYAEMWHRWIFEDYYRTYMLPLEKYGVKVHHDDVQEAWKRITEKNYVHKVAQFFAVGWPVNFWRIEAQTEKDFEWFEHKYPGWYAEFGEFWKWYAKLSKPGEKVVTFNEDTGYVYPHRCWSCLVPCLIREDMVVDEIDGELHTFAHELDRWTAVEAFSDEYQGRPTPAMGKFSGKREWETVYDGWDLADAIKDLNFVREDGETLVPQPHLRFDNKDMWKLEHVRGHTLASPLKALRAMSPSDREAHIAEYRAGFTINPCN; encoded by the coding sequence ATGACTTTGACGCTCAACAAGATCACGTCCCAACGTGGTATCTCGGTAGGGGAGGCCACCAAGAAGATCTCCGATCTCGGATGGAATCCGTCCTACGTCCAGGAAGCCGCCACCTTCCCGACTGACTACAAGATCACCAAGGCCCCGCGCGACCCGATGAAACAGGTCCTGCGCTCCTACTTCCCGATGGAAGAGGAAAAGGACAACCGTGTTTACGGCGCGCTCGACGCGGCGCTGCGCGGCGACATGTTCCGCAACGTGGAGCCCCGCTGGATCGAATGGATGAAGCTGTTTCTGGCAATCATCCCGTTCCCCGAAATCTCGGCCGCGCGGTCGATGGCCATGGTGGCGCGCCTGTCACCGGGCGAGGACCTGCGCACCGGCTTCACCATGCAGATGGTCGATGAATTCCGTCACTCCACGATCCAGATGAACCTGAAGAAGTGGTACATGGAAAACTACATCGACCCGGCGGGCTTCGACATCACCGAAGAGGCCTTCGGCAAGTGCTATGCCACCACCATCGGCCGCCAGTTCGGCGAAGGGTTCATCACCGGCGACACCATGACCGCCGCCTGCATGTACCTGACCGTGGTGGCGGAAACCGCCTTCACCAACACGCTCTTCGTGGCCATGCCCTCGGAAGCGGCGCGCAATGGCGACTATGCGCTGCCCACGGTGTTCCTCTCGGTCCAGTCGGACGAAAGCCGCCACATCGGCAACGGCCATTCGCTTCTGATGGCCGCGCTGAAGGAGCCGGAGAACCACCTTCTGCTGGAACGCGACCTGCGCTACGCCTTCTGGCAGAACCACGCCATCGTTGACGCCGCCATCGGCACGTTCATCGAATACGGCACCACCAACCGCGACAAGGAAAAGGAATCCTATGCGGAGATGTGGCACCGGTGGATCTTCGAGGACTATTACCGGACCTACATGCTGCCGCTCGAAAAGTACGGCGTGAAGGTGCACCACGACGACGTCCAGGAAGCCTGGAAACGGATCACCGAAAAGAACTACGTCCACAAGGTCGCCCAGTTCTTTGCCGTCGGCTGGCCCGTCAACTTCTGGCGCATCGAAGCCCAGACCGAGAAGGACTTCGAGTGGTTCGAGCACAAGTACCCGGGCTGGTACGCCGAGTTCGGCGAGTTCTGGAAGTGGTACGCGAAACTGTCGAAGCCGGGCGAGAAGGTCGTCACCTTCAACGAGGACACCGGATACGTCTATCCGCACCGCTGCTGGTCCTGCCTCGTGCCCTGCCTGATCCGCGAAGACATGGTGGTCGACGAGATTGACGGCGAGCTGCACACCTTCGCCCATGAGCTGGATCGCTGGACCGCGGTCGAGGCTTTCTCGGACGAATACCAGGGCCGGCCGACCCCGGCGATGGGCAAGTTCTCGGGCAAGCGTGAATGGGAAACCGTCTATGACGGCTGGGACCTGGCGGATGCCATCAAGGATCTCAACTTTGTCCGCGAAGACGGCGAAACCCTGGTGCCGCAGCCGCACCTGCGGTTCGACAACAAGGACATGTGGAAGCTGGAGCATGTCCGCGGCCACACCCTGGCCTCGCCGCTGAAAGCGCTGCGCGCCATGTCGCCCAGCGATCGCGAGGCGCACATCGCCGAGTATCGCGCAGGCTTCACCATCAATCCCTGCAACTGA
- a CDS encoding amidohydrolase family protein, which yields MFKTPDGKEIFVLDGHTHFWDGSPENQANVHGKQFIDCFYAYHTNLSPEDQLWEKARFEKYSEDDIYRDLFVDGPDDMAIIQSTYLNDFYKNGFSSIERSSSMAKRHPERFIVNGSFDPRDGEKALDYIHYMKETFDIKGVKMYTAEWNGDSKGWALNDPAAYKCFELCEKLGIRNIHVHKGPTIIPLSKDAFDVHDVDHAATDFQGLNWIIEHCGLPRLDDFCWIATQETNVYGGLAVAMPFIHSRPRYFGEVIAELLWWVGEDKLLFGSDYAIWTPGWLVEKFWDYQIPEDISAERGGVQLTDEIKEKILGLNAARLYDIDVEAKKAQLAGAPVQIAAE from the coding sequence ATGTTCAAGACACCGGACGGAAAAGAGATTTTCGTTCTCGACGGGCACACCCATTTCTGGGACGGCAGCCCCGAGAACCAGGCGAACGTGCACGGCAAGCAGTTCATCGACTGCTTCTATGCCTATCACACCAACCTGAGCCCCGAGGACCAGCTCTGGGAGAAGGCCAGGTTCGAGAAGTATTCCGAGGACGACATCTACCGCGACCTGTTTGTCGACGGGCCCGACGACATGGCGATCATCCAGTCGACCTATCTGAACGACTTCTACAAGAACGGGTTTTCTTCGATCGAACGCTCGTCGTCGATGGCCAAACGCCACCCGGAGCGCTTCATCGTCAACGGCAGCTTCGATCCCCGCGATGGCGAGAAGGCGCTGGATTACATCCACTACATGAAGGAAACCTTTGATATCAAGGGCGTGAAGATGTACACGGCCGAGTGGAACGGCGACAGCAAGGGCTGGGCGCTGAACGATCCGGCGGCCTACAAGTGCTTCGAGCTGTGCGAGAAGCTGGGCATCAGGAACATTCATGTCCACAAGGGTCCGACGATCATCCCGCTGTCGAAGGATGCTTTCGACGTCCATGACGTCGACCACGCTGCCACCGATTTCCAGGGCCTCAACTGGATCATCGAACATTGCGGCCTGCCGCGGCTCGACGATTTCTGCTGGATCGCGACCCAGGAAACCAACGTCTATGGCGGCCTGGCGGTGGCGATGCCCTTCATCCATTCGCGCCCGCGCTACTTCGGCGAGGTGATTGCGGAACTGCTGTGGTGGGTCGGCGAAGACAAGCTGTTGTTCGGCTCGGACTATGCGATCTGGACGCCTGGGTGGCTGGTCGAGAAGTTCTGGGACTACCAGATCCCCGAGGACATCTCGGCAGAACGCGGCGGCGTGCAGCTGACCGACGAGATCAAGGAGAAGATCCTCGGCCTCAATGCCGCCAGGCTCTACGACATCGATGTCGAGGCGAAGAAGGCACAACTGGCCGGCGCTCCGGTCCAGATCGCGGCGGAGTGA
- the eda gene encoding bifunctional 4-hydroxy-2-oxoglutarate aldolase/2-dehydro-3-deoxy-phosphogluconate aldolase has product MTLSPKDASRLTRELCSLAPIVPVLVIDDAAAARPLAEALVSGGLPALEVTLRTPAALEAIRAMSEVPGGRVGAGTLITPEDVRAAKAAGAAFGVSPGATDELLAACEAEQLPLLPGAATATEAMRLLARGYDMLKFFPAEASGGAPALKAIGAPLPQIAFCPTGGISPANAGSYLALSNVLCAGGSWIAPPDLIAAGDWGGIETLARQAVQLGDVR; this is encoded by the coding sequence ATGACGCTTTCCCCCAAAGACGCCAGCCGGCTGACCCGCGAGCTTTGCAGCCTCGCCCCAATCGTGCCGGTGCTGGTCATCGACGATGCCGCCGCCGCGCGCCCGCTGGCCGAAGCTCTGGTTTCCGGGGGTCTTCCGGCACTGGAAGTCACCCTGCGCACCCCGGCTGCGCTGGAAGCAATCCGCGCCATGTCCGAGGTGCCGGGCGGCCGCGTCGGCGCCGGCACGCTGATCACCCCTGAGGATGTGCGCGCTGCCAAAGCAGCCGGGGCTGCCTTCGGGGTTTCCCCCGGCGCCACGGATGAGCTTCTGGCCGCCTGCGAGGCGGAACAGCTGCCGCTGCTGCCGGGGGCGGCAACCGCAACCGAGGCCATGCGGCTCCTCGCGCGCGGCTACGACATGCTGAAATTTTTCCCCGCGGAGGCCTCTGGCGGCGCACCGGCCTTGAAGGCAATCGGCGCACCGCTGCCGCAGATCGCCTTTTGCCCCACCGGCGGCATCAGCCCCGCAAACGCCGGCAGCTACCTTGCCCTCAGCAATGTGCTTTGCGCGGGGGGCAGCTGGATCGCGCCGCCGGACCTGATCGCCGCCGGGGACTGGGGCGGGATTGAAACCCTGGCCAGACAGGCCGTGCAATTGGGGGACGTCAGATGA
- a CDS encoding NADH:ubiquinone reductase (Na(+)-transporting) subunit F has translation MTDIYNVRLEPVGVEFEVEDGEYILDAAFRQGIALPHGCKEGQCSACKCVQLDGESEMENYSTFALNDMEKDGGHILMCRTLALSDIEIELLNYDEEVLSKSIPVKQYTGRITDFQKLTHDIRGVQIELDAPLKFWAGQYVDITVKTEEGEEITRSFSMANPPSETQKLGFIIKKYPDGRFSNELDDGGIKAGAEVSIEGPYGMCFRREERQGPVILVGAGSGMSPVWSILNDQVASGEDRPIYFYYGARSQDDLFKLDEISAITGAHPNVEFIPVLSHEEEGNGWTGARGFVHEYVDTHLRELGIDGDGDVYACGPPPMIDALTPVLFMHDFDTDRIFYDKFTPTSGSSGH, from the coding sequence ATGACGGACATCTACAACGTGCGCCTTGAGCCGGTCGGCGTGGAGTTCGAGGTCGAGGACGGTGAATACATCCTTGACGCCGCCTTTCGTCAGGGCATCGCGCTGCCGCATGGCTGCAAGGAGGGCCAATGCTCGGCCTGCAAGTGCGTCCAGCTCGACGGCGAGTCCGAGATGGAGAACTATTCGACCTTCGCGCTCAACGACATGGAAAAGGACGGCGGTCATATTCTGATGTGCCGCACTCTGGCGCTCAGCGATATCGAGATCGAACTGCTGAATTACGACGAAGAGGTGCTGTCCAAGAGCATCCCGGTCAAGCAGTACACCGGCCGGATCACCGATTTTCAGAAGCTCACCCATGACATTCGCGGAGTCCAGATCGAGCTGGATGCGCCTTTGAAATTCTGGGCGGGTCAATATGTCGACATCACGGTCAAAACCGAAGAAGGGGAGGAGATTACACGCTCGTTCTCCATGGCAAATCCGCCGAGCGAAACCCAAAAACTCGGCTTCATCATCAAGAAATACCCCGACGGACGGTTCAGCAACGAACTCGACGACGGCGGCATCAAGGCCGGAGCAGAAGTCAGCATCGAAGGCCCCTACGGCATGTGCTTCCGACGCGAAGAGCGGCAAGGACCCGTGATCCTCGTCGGCGCCGGCTCGGGCATGTCGCCGGTCTGGTCAATCCTGAATGACCAGGTGGCCAGCGGCGAGGATCGCCCGATCTACTTCTACTACGGTGCACGGTCGCAGGACGATCTGTTCAAGCTGGACGAGATCAGCGCCATCACCGGCGCCCATCCCAATGTCGAATTCATCCCCGTGCTCAGCCACGAGGAAGAGGGCAACGGTTGGACCGGCGCGCGCGGCTTCGTGCATGAATACGTCGACACGCACCTGCGCGAGCTGGGGATCGACGGCGACGGCGATGTCTATGCCTGCGGCCCGCCGCCGATGATCGACGCGCTGACGCCGGTGCTCTTCATGCACGACTTCGATACCGACCGCATCTTCTACGACAAGTTCACGCCCACGTCCGGTTCTTCGGGCCACTGA
- a CDS encoding GNAT family N-acetyltransferase — protein sequence MMDRFPDILTEGDLRLRPLTAADLTVVTGHFNDIRIARWLAAVARPFGSEAAHQLLAHGAHPGENLRIIEYQDRVAGGLCIGASLWYWLAPEFWRQGLMRRALKLAVAARFASAGPPLTATCHADNTASRALLTGLGFSLCPAARRMFFHGTQTSEPCRDYVMAPEQWHLLHPPAFRAGNLSLRPARQQDAPALARMLPATGSAPWPGSEALPGFIEEHRYRGSGQGLFVISDDNRRSVGMVLLTITGPRLCFLSEAEDIRYRAQVMNGLASAFATGS from the coding sequence ATGATGGATAGATTTCCTGACATTCTGACCGAGGGCGACCTGCGTCTGCGCCCGTTGACCGCGGCGGACCTGACCGTGGTCACAGGACATTTCAACGATATCCGCATTGCCCGCTGGCTGGCCGCGGTCGCCCGGCCTTTCGGATCCGAGGCAGCGCACCAGCTTCTGGCCCACGGCGCGCATCCCGGAGAAAACCTGCGGATCATCGAATACCAGGACAGGGTGGCGGGCGGGCTCTGCATCGGCGCATCGCTGTGGTACTGGCTGGCACCGGAGTTTTGGCGCCAGGGTCTGATGCGGCGGGCGCTGAAACTGGCCGTTGCGGCCCGCTTTGCCAGCGCTGGTCCGCCGCTGACCGCCACCTGTCATGCAGATAATACCGCGTCGCGCGCGCTTCTGACCGGACTTGGATTTTCACTTTGCCCCGCCGCAAGGCGCATGTTTTTTCACGGCACGCAAACCTCCGAGCCTTGCCGTGACTACGTCATGGCGCCCGAACAATGGCACCTGCTGCATCCCCCGGCATTCAGGGCAGGCAACCTGTCGCTCCGCCCGGCCCGGCAACAGGACGCTCCGGCGCTGGCGCGCATGTTGCCGGCGACCGGATCCGCCCCCTGGCCCGGAAGCGAAGCCCTGCCCGGCTTCATCGAAGAGCATCGTTACCGCGGCTCTGGCCAGGGGTTGTTCGTGATTTCCGACGACAATCGCCGCAGTGTCGGGATGGTTCTTCTCACCATCACCGGCCCGCGCCTGTGCTTTCTGTCAGAGGCGGAGGATATCCGTTATCGTGCGCAGGTCATGAATGGCCTGGCCAGCGCCTTTGCCACGGGATCTTGA
- a CDS encoding WD40 repeat domain-containing protein, producing the protein MTQHQPPQAMTLFDLIARTWDVKTEVRALQFNAKGTSLAAQLADGQMAFVPVQDAESPDSRVRVEADTGRSSIRPRSKPLPPPVFSEAPVARADVPLCRLGDQGFAFPHAGTGVLWRATARGQTLAMKAARQDAVTALAALSRSGQVAVAHGTRLALVAETGGAEVAGIKLDHSVARIAVSGDESLLACWGAGQVSIVRVEDMTCQAQIACDGKVLCLEWSPCQRWLVAGCEDKAVLLADVTAGASDRIVDFPAPVLSAQFSGKAKAVIASGAFRVVGWSLPDLPFGGNAGAPIETGKPGLTIVDRVALHPKRDLCAVSYGTGLVMLCRIGHPDEMLVREGTGASVTALAWSDDGAHLAIGGEDGSLSIATFPSNMFK; encoded by the coding sequence ATGACACAGCACCAGCCGCCGCAAGCGATGACGCTTTTCGACCTGATTGCCCGCACATGGGACGTGAAAACCGAGGTGCGCGCGCTTCAGTTCAATGCCAAGGGGACGTCATTGGCCGCGCAACTGGCCGATGGCCAAATGGCCTTTGTCCCGGTCCAGGACGCCGAGAGCCCGGACAGCCGGGTACGGGTCGAGGCCGATACCGGGCGGTCGAGCATCCGGCCCCGGTCCAAGCCGCTCCCGCCACCGGTGTTCAGCGAAGCGCCCGTGGCGCGCGCCGATGTGCCACTGTGCCGGCTTGGCGATCAGGGCTTTGCCTTTCCCCATGCCGGGACGGGTGTCCTGTGGCGCGCAACCGCGCGAGGCCAGACCCTGGCAATGAAAGCAGCGCGCCAGGACGCGGTCACTGCGCTGGCGGCCCTTTCGCGCTCTGGTCAGGTGGCCGTCGCGCATGGGACACGCCTGGCCTTGGTGGCCGAAACCGGCGGGGCTGAGGTGGCAGGTATCAAGCTGGATCACAGCGTTGCCCGGATTGCAGTTTCTGGCGATGAATCCCTGTTGGCCTGCTGGGGCGCGGGGCAGGTGAGCATCGTCCGTGTCGAAGACATGACCTGCCAGGCGCAGATCGCCTGCGACGGCAAGGTGCTGTGCCTCGAATGGTCGCCCTGCCAGCGCTGGCTGGTGGCGGGCTGCGAAGACAAGGCGGTGCTGCTGGCCGATGTGACCGCGGGGGCATCGGACCGGATCGTCGATTTCCCGGCGCCGGTTCTGTCTGCGCAGTTCAGCGGCAAGGCCAAGGCGGTCATCGCCTCGGGCGCGTTTCGGGTTGTGGGGTGGTCCTTGCCGGACCTGCCGTTCGGCGGCAACGCCGGCGCGCCGATCGAGACCGGAAAGCCGGGGCTGACGATTGTCGACCGGGTGGCGTTGCATCCCAAGCGGGATCTCTGTGCGGTGAGCTATGGCACCGGCCTCGTCATGCTGTGCCGCATCGGGCACCCGGATGAAATGCTGGTGCGCGAAGGCACTGGCGCGTCGGTTACTGCGCTGGCCTGGTCTGACGACGGCGCGCATCTTGCCATTGGCGGGGAGGACGGCAGCCTGTCGATCGCCACCTTCCCCAGCAACATGTTCAAATAA